The following proteins come from a genomic window of Streptomyces liliiviolaceus:
- a CDS encoding IclR family transcriptional regulator, translating into MLEGAFELLTAMERTRGAGLTRLSSESGLPKATAHRLLEQLIGLGAVERSADGYRIGSRMFQLGNRWQPHPGLRATAAEPARRLAAVTGAAVGIAVLRHDQTLVLDWASGETGAYTALRSRSAWPWYTAAGKVLAASPEYRFPPSSVPASWPREGRAIRESGVAVDQGILTPGVCSVAASLYDASGTPVAALFAATAPAHRPERLADAVRRTSTAISARLGRGRLRPAG; encoded by the coding sequence GTGCTGGAGGGTGCGTTCGAGTTGCTGACCGCGATGGAACGCACCCGGGGAGCGGGGCTGACCCGGCTGTCCTCGGAGAGCGGGCTGCCGAAGGCCACGGCGCACCGGTTGCTGGAACAGCTGATCGGCCTGGGCGCGGTGGAGCGGTCCGCGGACGGGTACCGGATCGGCTCGCGGATGTTCCAGCTCGGGAACCGGTGGCAGCCGCACCCGGGACTGCGTGCCACCGCGGCCGAGCCCGCCCGCCGGCTGGCCGCGGTCACCGGCGCGGCCGTGGGCATCGCGGTGCTGCGCCACGACCAGACCCTCGTCCTGGACTGGGCGTCCGGGGAGACCGGGGCGTACACGGCCTTGCGGAGCCGGTCGGCCTGGCCGTGGTACACCGCCGCCGGCAAGGTGCTCGCCGCGTCGCCGGAGTACCGCTTCCCGCCCAGCTCCGTGCCCGCGTCATGGCCGCGGGAGGGGCGGGCGATCCGGGAGAGCGGTGTCGCGGTCGACCAGGGGATCCTGACGCCCGGAGTGTGCTCCGTCGCGGCGTCGCTGTACGACGCGAGCGGTACGCCGGTGGCCGCGCTGTTCGCCGCGACCGCCCCCGCGCACCGGCCGGAGCGGCTCGCCGATGCCGTACGACGGACCAGCACGGCGATCAGCGCGCGCCTCGGCCGTGGCCGTCTCCGGCCGGCCGGCTGA
- a CDS encoding LysE family translocator codes for MNVGDGISVAVISLGLVATPGPNMMYMVSRSIAQGRRAGVVSLGGVAAGALVFVVVTNLGLLTVLRTVPVMYTSFKIAGAVYLGWLAWQAFRSDGASVFAPRETADVSTRRLFVMGLVTNLLNPKIALLYLSLIPQFVDPRAGDVLLQGFAFGGIQIVVSVAANLVIIMAAGALSEFLVARPVWLRVQRYATGSALGVLALLLVMDQSQPEPPA; via the coding sequence GTGAACGTGGGCGACGGGATCAGCGTGGCGGTGATTTCCCTGGGCCTCGTGGCGACTCCCGGACCGAACATGATGTACATGGTGTCGCGGAGCATCGCCCAGGGGCGCCGCGCCGGAGTGGTGTCGCTGGGCGGGGTCGCCGCAGGTGCCCTGGTCTTCGTGGTGGTGACGAACCTCGGTCTGCTGACCGTGCTGCGGACCGTCCCCGTGATGTACACGTCCTTCAAGATCGCGGGCGCCGTCTATCTGGGGTGGCTGGCCTGGCAGGCGTTCAGGTCGGACGGGGCATCCGTCTTCGCGCCGCGCGAGACGGCGGACGTCTCGACCCGGCGGCTGTTCGTCATGGGGCTGGTCACGAACCTCCTCAACCCCAAGATCGCCCTGTTGTACCTCTCGCTGATCCCGCAGTTCGTCGATCCCCGGGCGGGCGACGTCCTGCTCCAGGGTTTCGCCTTCGGCGGCATCCAGATCGTCGTCAGCGTGGCCGCGAACCTGGTCATCATCATGGCCGCGGGGGCTCTGTCGGAGTTCCTCGTCGCACGGCCCGTCTGGCTGCGGGTACAGCGGTACGCCACGGGATCCGCACTCGGGGTGCTCGCCCTGCTGCTGGTGATGGACCAGTCGCAGCCGGAGCCCCCGGCCTGA